A stretch of Salvelinus alpinus chromosome 4, SLU_Salpinus.1, whole genome shotgun sequence DNA encodes these proteins:
- the LOC139572523 gene encoding uncharacterized protein: MIRICLLWGLLSQVYMIQTEDTPQPIPVTTRLFGDTISLPCPKVDSQQFLYWYRQTVGQLPHLVASVNYASGPVLKGEFKNPRFHVEESQYGYNLKIRNISTLDEATYFCGIGTMYGMNYGNATFLAVKGHNQLTLLQQPVSDPVHPGDSVTLQCTVLSETCTGEHSVYWFRAGSGESHPGVIYTPGNRSDECEKSPETPAPTQSCVYSLSKNNLSLTDAGTYYCAVATCGKILFGNGTNLNIGKSLDHVVIGLGVTSVFCVIVIIILVFTRNTKPICEHCKVRVAQNIGHDNSTTECDQEQDPDTLNYAALHFSERKTRRGRKKRETPQESVYSDVRYSDCD; encoded by the exons ATGATCAGAATCTGCCTTCTTTGGGGACTTCTCTCTCAAGTGT ACATGATTCAGACTGAAGACACTCCTCAACCAATACCAGTGACTACTCGTCTATTTGGAGACACTATATCTTTGCCATGTCCTAAAGTGGATTCTCAACAATTCCTGTACTGGTACAGACAAACTGTTGGCCAATTGCCCCATCTTGTTGCATCTGTAAACTATGCATCAGGACCTGTACTTAAAGGAGAGTTTAAGAACCCACGTTTCCATGTGGAGGAATCTCAATATGGGTATAATCTCAAAATCAGAAATATCAGCACATTAGATGAGGCAACATACTTTTGTGGAATTGGGACAATGTATGGGATGAACTATGGAAATGCAACATTTTTGGCTGTGAAGG GACACAATCAACTTACATTGCTGCAGCAACCAGTTTCTGACCCAGTCCATCCAGGAGACTCTGTGACTCTACAGTGTACAGTACTCTCTGAGACCTGTACAGGAGAACACAGTGTGTACTGGTTCAGAGCTGGATCAGGAGAATCCCATCCAGGAGTCATTTACACCCCTGGGAACAGGAGTGATGAGTGTGAAAAGAGCCCTGAGACTCCCGCTCCTACACAGAGCTGTGTCTACAGCCTCTCCAAGAACAACCTCAGTCTCACTGATGCTGGGACTTACTACTGTGCTGTGGCCACATGTGGGAAGATCCTGTTTGGCAACGGAACAAACCTAAATATTG GAAAATCGCTGGATCATGTAGTCATTGGACTGGGAGTGACATCAGTTTTCTGTGTGATTGTGATCATTATCCTTGTCTTCACCAGAAATACAAAGCCAATTTGTGAACATTGTAAAG TGCGTGTTGCTCAGAATATTGGACATGACAATTCAACCACTGAATGTGATCAG GAACAAGACCCAGATACCCTGAATTATGCTGCATTGCATTTCTCTGAGAGGAAAACTAGAAGaggaagaaagaagagagagacaccacaggagagTGTGTACTCTGATGTCAGGTACTCAGACTGCGACTGA